From Streptomyces sp. SAI-135:
CGCACCCGGGGTCGAGAGGGGCTCGGTGTCCGGTGCCAACGGCAGGCGTACCTCGAACTCCGCGCCGCCTCCCTCCGCCTCCGCCACGGTCAGCGTTCCCTTGCAGCGGTTGACCGTCTGCCGTACGAGGGCGAGGCCCAGCCCACGCCCTCCCGGGCCCGCCGGCTTGGTCGAGAAGCCGCGCTGGAAGACCGTCTCGACGTGGTCCGGGTCGACGCCCGCGCCGGTGTCCGCGACCCGCAGGACCAGCCCGCGGCCGCCCCTGCCCGCCGAGCCGGTCCCGTCCGCGGTGTACGCCGTCACCGTCACCCGGGCCCGCACGCTGCCCTGCGCCGCGTCCACCGCGTTGTCGATGAGGTTGCCGAGGATGGTGACCAGGTCCCGGGCCGGGAGGCTCTCCGGCAGCAGTCCGTCGTCCAGCCGGCTGTCCTCGGAGACGACCAGCTCGACGCCCCGCTCGTTCGCCTGCGCGGTCTTGCCCAGCAGGAGGGCGGCCAGGACGGGCTCGCCGACCGCCGCCACGACCTGGTCGGTCAGCGCCTGGGCCAGCTCCAGTTCGGCGGTCGCGAAGTCCACCGCCTGTTCCGCGCGGCCCAGTTCGATCAGGGAGACGACCGTGTGCAACCGGTTCGCCGCCTCGTGGGCCTGGGAGCGCAGCGCCTGGGTGAAACCGCGCTCGGAGTCCAACTCGCCCATCAAGGACTGGAGTTCGGTCACATCGCGCAGGGTGACCACGGTGCCGCGCTGCTCTCCGCCGGACACCGGGGAGGTGTTGACGACCAGGACCCGCGTGGACGTCAGATGGACCTCGTCGACCCGCGGCTCCGACGAGAGCAGCGCACCCGTCAGCGGCGCCGGCAGCCCGAGGTCGGCCACCGACCGCCCGATCACCCCGTCCTGCGCGGACACTCCCAACAGCTCCCGCCCGCCGTCGTTGATCAACGCGACACGGTACTGCCCGTCCAGCATCAGCAGGCCCTCGCGCACCGCGTGCAGGGCGGCCTGGTGGTAGTCGTGCATCCGGCTGAGCTCGGTCGCGTTCATGCCGTGCGTGTGGCGGCGCAGACGGGCGTTGACGACGTACGTGCCGACGGCACCGAGCGCGAGCGCGCCGCCCGCGACGGCGAGCAGGGCGGTGAGCTGGCCCTGCACCCGCTTGCTGATCCTCTCGACCTGGATGCCGGCGCTGACCAGGCCGATGACGTGCCCGTCCGCGTCCTTGACCGGGGTGACCGCGCGGACGGAGTAGCCGAGGGTCCCCTTGTAGGTCTCGGTGAAGGTCTCGCCCCGCAGCGCGCGCCCGGTGTTGCCGAGGAAGTGCCTGCCGATCTGCTTCTCGTCGGGGTGCGTCCAGCGGATGCCCTGCGGACTCATGATCGTGACGAAGTCGACCTCGGTGTCGGCCATGACCCTGAGCGCGTACGGCTGGAGCGCGACCGTCGGTTCCGGGGTGCCGATCGCCTCCCGCACCGACGGCGAGTCCGCGACCGCCCGCGCCACCGCCCTGGCCTGGCTGCGCGCCGCGTCCTCGGCCTGCCCCCGGTCACTGACGTAGGTGAACAGCGCGTACCCCGCCACGACCACGGCGATCAGCACGGCCTGCATGGCGAAGAGCTGGGCCGCCAGGCTGCGGGGTCTCGGTACCGGGATGCGCATGCCGTCAGTGTGCCCCATGGCCGAATTTGACCGCTCCCCCTCGCACCCCCGGCGTCAGCGGGGTCCCGGCGCACCTCACGTCCCCGCTCCCGGCACTCGTATGTGAACTCAATGAACGGA
This genomic window contains:
- a CDS encoding sensor histidine kinase; its protein translation is MRIPVPRPRSLAAQLFAMQAVLIAVVVAGYALFTYVSDRGQAEDAARSQARAVARAVADSPSVREAIGTPEPTVALQPYALRVMADTEVDFVTIMSPQGIRWTHPDEKQIGRHFLGNTGRALRGETFTETYKGTLGYSVRAVTPVKDADGHVIGLVSAGIQVERISKRVQGQLTALLAVAGGALALGAVGTYVVNARLRRHTHGMNATELSRMHDYHQAALHAVREGLLMLDGQYRVALINDGGRELLGVSAQDGVIGRSVADLGLPAPLTGALLSSEPRVDEVHLTSTRVLVVNTSPVSGGEQRGTVVTLRDVTELQSLMGELDSERGFTQALRSQAHEAANRLHTVVSLIELGRAEQAVDFATAELELAQALTDQVVAAVGEPVLAALLLGKTAQANERGVELVVSEDSRLDDGLLPESLPARDLVTILGNLIDNAVDAAQGSVRARVTVTAYTADGTGSAGRGGRGLVLRVADTGAGVDPDHVETVFQRGFSTKPAGPGGRGLGLALVRQTVNRCKGTLTVAEAEGGGAEFEVRLPLAPDTEPLSTPGAGGSAGAEGVGGPGSTGCAEGSGGAEGSGGAESTGCAEDSVGAGSTASAGSTGGAGSTAGAESTGCTKSTAGAEAAGCADSTEGTAGTESTAGAESTGCTKSTAGAEAAGCADSTEGTAGAESTAGTEGTAGAEITENSERTPHRPPASSGPPSPAPHNAAPAPAPVPGGDA